The following proteins are encoded in a genomic region of Glycine soja cultivar W05 chromosome 17, ASM419377v2, whole genome shotgun sequence:
- the LOC114394182 gene encoding AP2-like ethylene-responsive transcription factor AIL5 has protein sequence MDSSSSSPPNSTNNNSLAFSLSNHFPNPSSSPLSLFHSFTYPSLSLTGSNTVDAPPEPTAGAGPTNLSIFTGGPKFEDFLGGSAATATTVACAPPQLPQFSTDNNNHLYDSELKSTIAACFPRALAAEQSTEPQKPSPKKTVDTFGQRTSIYRGVTRHRWTGRYEAHLWDNSCRREGQSRKGRQVYLGGYDKEDKAARAYDLAALKYWGPTTTTNFPISNYEKELEEMKNMTRQEFVASLRRKSSGFSRGASIYRGVTRHHQHGRWQARIGRVAGNKDLYLGTFSTQEEAAEAYDIAAIKFRGLNAVTNFDMSRYDVKSIANSTLPIGGLSGKNKNSTDSASESKSHEPSQSDGDPSSASSVTFASQQQPSSSNLSFAIPIKQDPSDYWSILGYHNTPLDNSGIRNTTSTVTTTTFPSSNNGTASSLTPFNMEFSSAPSSTGSDNNAAFFSGGGIFVQQQTSHGHGNASSGSSSSSLSCSIPFATPIFSLNSNTSYESSAGYGNWIGPTLHTFQSHAKPSLFQTPIFGME, from the exons ATggactcttcttcttcatcaccGCCAAACAGCACCAACAACAACTCCCTCGCTTTCTCTCTTTCCAATCACTTTCCCAACCCTTCTTCCTCTCCCCTTTCTCTCTTCCACTCCTTCACCTAtccatctctctctctcacag GCAGCAACACGGTGGACGCACCGCCTGAGCCCACCGCTGGAGCAGGACCGACCAACCTCTCCATATTCACCGGCGGCCCCAAGTTCGAGGACTTTCTGGGCGGTTCCGCCGCAACAGCCACCACCGTCGCGTGTGCACCGCCACAGCTTCCGCAGTTCTCCACCGACAACAACAACCACCTATACGATTCGGAGCTGAAGTCAACAATAGCCGCGTGCTTCCCTCGCGCCTTGGCCGCCGAACAAAGCACCGAACCGCAAAAACCATCCCCCAAGAAAACCGTCGACACCTTCGGGCAACGCACCTCCATCTACCGCGGCGTGACCCG ACATAGATGGACTGGGAGATACGAAGCTCATCTATGGGACAATAGTTGCAGAAGGGAAGGTCAAAGCAGGAAAGGAAGGCAag TTTACTTGG GTGGTTATGACAAGGAGGATAAGGCAGCCAGAGCTTATGATCTCGCAGCTCTCAAGTACTGGGGTCCAACTACCACCACTAACTTTCCT ATTTCCAACTATGAGAAGGAACTGGAGGAGATGAAGAACATGACTAGGCAAGAGTTTGTTGCTTCTCTTCGTAG GAAGAGCAGTGGTTTCTCTAGAGGGGCCTCTATATACAGAGGAGTAACGAG ACACCACCAGCATGGCCGATGGCAGGCGAGAATAGGCAGAGTTGCCGGAAACAAAGACCTCTACCTTGGCACTTTCA gcacccaagaagaagctgctgaggccTATGACATTGCTGCTATCAAATTCAGGGGATTAAATGCAGTAACAAACTTTGACATGAGTCGCTACGACGTGAAGAGCATTGCAAATAGTACTCTTCCTATTGGTGGTTTATCTGGCAAGAACAAGAACTCCACAGATTCTGCATCTGAGAGCAAAAGCCATGAGCCAAGCCAATCCGATGGAGATCCATCATCGGCTTCATCGGTGACCTTTGCATCACAGCAACAACCTTCAAGCTCCAACTTAAGCTTTGCCATACCCATTAAGCAAGACCCTTCAGATTACTGGTCCATCTTGGGGTACCATAATACTCCCCTTGACAACAGTGGCATCAGGAACACTACTAGTACTGTTACTACAACTACTTTTCCATCCTCCAACAATGGCACTGCTAGTAGTTTGACACCCTTCAACATGGAGTTCTCAAGTGCCCCCTCAAGTACCGGCAGCGATAACAATGCCGCGTTTTTCAGTGGAGGAGGCATCTTTGTTCAGCAACAAACTAGTCATGGTCATGGAAATGCAAGCAGTggttcctcctcttcttctttaAGCTGTTCAATCCCATTCGCCACGCCCATATTTTCTCTAAATAGCAATACTAGTTATGAGAGCAGTGCTGGTTATGGAAACTGGATTGGACCTACCCTGCACACATTCCAATCCCATGCAAAACCAAGTCTCTTTCAAACGCCAATATTTGGAATGGAATGA